CGCGCGGCGCAGGTTGGCTGTGGCGTGGCGCTGCTGCCAAGGTTTCTCGTGGAAGAGGAACTGGCCGACGGCAAACTGGTCATTCCCTGGCAGCATGCAATGCCCAGCACCGACGCCTATTTCCTGGCATACCCGGAACATTCAGCGGAAGTGCCCAAGGTGCGGGATTTTGTGAAGTGGATGTTGGAGCAGATCGATAGTCCTGCAGCGATCTGATGAACGCTTCGCCCTGTAGGAGCTGGCTTGCCAGCGAAGAGGCCGGCACATCCGATATTAATGTCGATTGAAAGACCGCCATCACTGGCAAGCCAGCTCCTACAAGGGCCTGCGTTGGTAGAAAAAGTGCTGGTAATGACTGTCCGGGATATGCGCCACTAGCGCCATTGATCAATACCGCTTCAACGCTGGAGATTCCCTTTATGAGCGAGAGCGTGTTTGCCGATCGCATCGTGCAGAACCTGCTCGACACCGACTTCTACAAACTGACGATGATGCAGGCGGTGCTGCACAACTACCCGAACGTGGAAGTCGAATGGGAGTTTCGTTGCCGTAACAGTGAAGATCTGCGCCCGTACCTGGCGGAGATTCGTTACCAGTTAGAGCGCCTGGCCGAATTGAGCCTGAGTGCCGATCAGTTGAGTTTTCTCGAGCGTATCACCTTCCTGAAACCTGATTTCCTACGCTTTCTCGGGCTGTTTCGCTTCAACTTGCGTTACGTCCAGACCGGTATCGAAAACGGCGAATTATTCATCCGTCTACGCGGCCCGTGGTTGCATGTGATCCTGTTCGAAGTGCCGATTCTGGCGATCGTCAGTGAAGTGCGTAACCGCTATCGCTACCGGGAAATTGTCCTGGAACAGGCGCGCGAGCAGCTCTATCGCAAGTTCGACTGGCTGACCGCCAACGCCAGCAGCGACGAATTGTCCGAACTTCAGGTAGCCGATTTCGGCACCCGGCGTCGTTTTTCATACCGAGTGCAGGAAGAAGTGGTGAACGTGCTCAAGCACGATTTCCCCGGGCGCTTCGTCGGCACCAGCAATGTGCACCTGTCCCGCGAACTGGACATGAAACCCCTGGGTACCATGGCCCACGAATGGATCATGGCCCACCAGCAACTTGGCCCGCGGTTGATAGATAGCCAGATTGCCGCTCTCGATTGCTGGGTCCGCGAATACCGTGGCCTGCTGGGGATTGCCCTGACCGATTGCATCACCATGGATGCCTTTCTCGGCGATTTCGATCTGTTTTTCGCCAAGCTTTTCGA
The Pseudomonas sp. MYb327 DNA segment above includes these coding regions:
- the pncB gene encoding nicotinate phosphoribosyltransferase produces the protein MSESVFADRIVQNLLDTDFYKLTMMQAVLHNYPNVEVEWEFRCRNSEDLRPYLAEIRYQLERLAELSLSADQLSFLERITFLKPDFLRFLGLFRFNLRYVQTGIENGELFIRLRGPWLHVILFEVPILAIVSEVRNRYRYREIVLEQAREQLYRKFDWLTANASSDELSELQVADFGTRRRFSYRVQEEVVNVLKHDFPGRFVGTSNVHLSRELDMKPLGTMAHEWIMAHQQLGPRLIDSQIAALDCWVREYRGLLGIALTDCITMDAFLGDFDLFFAKLFDGLRHDSGDPVVWAEKAIAHYHRLGIDPMSKTLTFSDSLTLPRSLEIFRALRGRINVSFGIGTHLTCDIPGVEPMSIVLKMTACNGQPVAKISDEPGKTHCKDPNFVAYLRHVFQVPAALSSASSPSSKE